In the genome of Cystobacter ferrugineus, one region contains:
- a CDS encoding Gfo/Idh/MocA family protein, with protein MIGTKTRAGKLRVGIISANWGARTHLPAWRMLGDDVEVTAICTSRRETAEAAAKEYGIARPFWSYEEMSADPDIDVIDAGTSPVLREKLMTAALNGGKHVFNQLPFAPSLEAAERLVRLQREKGATGAVAASVVGLPHLALMKEMIDEGYLGEVFQVHCHWQMSYFLPVIPAFPYTWFGKAGHGVSVTRNHGSHMLHALRHVFGRIEAVVGRMETQLKTWELSPGETMKVETDDTCHALLRFASGAMGTLATSWTAVDNPGFWIEAFGSKGRLRLDALRYPGAATARLYAAKAALGMMAPQGQEVPVPERLFTVRGKVIDPRGDPSANEQLLSMARLFDAFATTLGNGGEPLASFDRALEVERVIGALYESNVRKAWVEPAAG; from the coding sequence ATGATCGGAACGAAGACGCGCGCGGGCAAGCTGCGCGTGGGGATCATCAGCGCGAACTGGGGCGCCAGGACCCACCTGCCCGCCTGGCGGATGCTGGGCGATGACGTGGAGGTGACGGCGATCTGCACCTCGCGGCGGGAGACGGCCGAGGCGGCGGCCAAGGAATACGGCATCGCACGGCCGTTCTGGAGCTACGAGGAGATGAGCGCCGACCCGGACATCGACGTGATCGACGCCGGGACCAGCCCCGTCCTGCGGGAGAAGCTGATGACGGCGGCGTTGAATGGCGGCAAGCACGTCTTCAACCAACTGCCGTTCGCACCGTCTCTGGAGGCCGCCGAGCGCCTGGTGAGGCTTCAGCGTGAGAAGGGCGCCACCGGCGCGGTGGCGGCCAGCGTGGTGGGCCTGCCACACCTGGCACTGATGAAGGAGATGATCGACGAGGGCTACCTCGGCGAGGTCTTTCAAGTGCACTGCCACTGGCAGATGAGCTACTTCCTGCCGGTCATCCCCGCCTTCCCCTACACCTGGTTCGGAAAGGCCGGCCACGGGGTCAGCGTCACCCGCAATCACGGCTCGCACATGCTGCACGCCCTGCGGCACGTGTTCGGCCGGATCGAAGCGGTGGTCGGCCGGATGGAGACCCAGCTCAAGACCTGGGAGCTCTCGCCGGGCGAGACCATGAAGGTGGAGACCGACGACACGTGTCACGCGCTCCTGCGCTTCGCCAGCGGCGCCATGGGCACGCTGGCCACGTCGTGGACCGCGGTGGACAACCCGGGCTTCTGGATCGAAGCGTTCGGCAGCAAGGGGCGACTGCGTCTGGATGCTCTCCGCTATCCGGGCGCCGCGACGGCCAGGCTGTATGCCGCGAAGGCCGCCCTGGGCATGATGGCGCCTCAGGGTCAGGAAGTGCCGGTGCCCGAGCGCCTGTTCACGGTACGGGGCAAGGTGATCGACCCGAGGGGAGACCCCTCGGCGAACGAGCAGCTGCTGTCGATGGCGCGTCTGTTCGACGCTTTCGCGACGACGCTCGGGAACGGCGGCGAACCGCTCGCCAGCTTCGACCGGGCACTCGAGGTGGAGCGGGTGATTGGCGCGCTCTACGAGTCGAACGTGCGCAAGGCGTGGGTCGAGCCCGCCGCGGGCTGA
- a CDS encoding hydroxymethylglutaryl-CoA reductase encodes MSDADAKNPRVPIPRDRDNDYTESAAAMRRAFIQERTGASLEHVGRYSLEPGTLPGNIENFMGVAQVPIGIAGPVRILGEHAQGDFYIPLATTEGTLVASYNRGMRLLTECGGVKTTVVERAMQRAPVFLFEDARAAREFGEWLTEHHEQIKQAAESTTRVGKLLHIARYPLACNLYLRFNYSTGDAAGQNMSGKATHAACEWILAHYPKKIRYVLSGAIDTDKKHSLLNVLQTRGRRVVAEAVLSREVLERIAHVTPEQLFEYRQLTQAGGIMAGSAYSGAHAANALAAMFIATGQDVANVSESHAGITYAQLLPNGDYYWSVTLPALIVATYGGGTALATQRECLEMLGCVGQGKADKLAEICAAVVLAGDISLTSAILAGDWVSSHDKYGRNRK; translated from the coding sequence ATGAGTGATGCCGATGCGAAGAACCCCCGCGTGCCCATCCCGCGCGATCGCGACAACGACTACACCGAGAGCGCCGCGGCCATGCGCCGCGCCTTCATCCAGGAGCGCACGGGGGCGTCGCTCGAGCACGTGGGCCGCTACTCGCTCGAGCCTGGCACCCTGCCCGGCAACATCGAGAACTTCATGGGCGTGGCCCAGGTGCCGATCGGCATCGCGGGCCCGGTGCGCATCCTCGGGGAGCACGCCCAGGGCGACTTCTACATTCCGCTCGCCACCACCGAGGGCACGCTCGTCGCCAGCTACAACCGGGGCATGCGCCTGTTGACCGAGTGCGGCGGCGTCAAGACCACCGTGGTCGAACGGGCCATGCAGCGCGCCCCCGTGTTCCTCTTCGAGGACGCGCGAGCGGCGCGCGAGTTCGGCGAGTGGCTCACCGAGCACCACGAGCAGATCAAGCAGGCCGCCGAGAGCACGACCCGCGTCGGCAAGCTGCTCCACATCGCCCGCTATCCGCTCGCCTGCAATCTCTACCTGCGCTTCAACTACTCGACCGGGGACGCGGCCGGACAGAACATGAGCGGCAAGGCCACGCACGCGGCCTGCGAGTGGATCCTCGCCCACTACCCGAAGAAGATCCGCTACGTCCTCTCGGGCGCGATCGACACGGACAAGAAGCACTCGCTGCTCAATGTGTTGCAGACGCGCGGTCGGCGCGTGGTGGCCGAGGCGGTGCTCTCGCGCGAGGTGCTGGAGCGCATCGCCCACGTCACGCCCGAGCAGCTCTTCGAGTACCGGCAGCTCACCCAGGCGGGCGGCATCATGGCGGGCAGTGCCTACAGTGGAGCGCACGCGGCCAACGCCCTCGCCGCGATGTTCATCGCCACCGGCCAGGACGTCGCCAACGTCTCCGAGTCCCATGCCGGCATCACCTACGCGCAGCTCCTGCCCAACGGGGACTACTACTGGTCGGTCACGCTGCCGGCGCTGATCGTGGCGACCTACGGTGGCGGCACCGCGCTGGCCACCCAGCGCGAGTGCCTCGAGATGCTCGGCTGCGTGGGCCAGGGCAAGGCCGACAAGCTGGCGGAGATCTGCGCCGCCGTCGTGCTCGCGGGCGATATCTCGCTCACCTCCGCCATCCTGGCCGGCGATTGGGTGAGCAGCCACGACAAGTACGGCCGCAACCGCAAGTAG
- a CDS encoding prolyl oligopeptidase family serine peptidase, whose amino-acid sequence MKNPNQSLEFPTTRRDPESGYTLHGRRFDDPYAWLERLDAAETQAWIAAQEAVTHAVLRAVPGREELRAAVARSTRYARRSPPIPAGPHGREFLWQADASDDKLEFMLRRGKGAPLETVLDPNTWASNEALVFAVPSPDGTRVAFGKAVGATHAAVIHVLDVETGQLLPDRPRGTSHTSVAWRPDSSGFFYAACPEPGEVPAGDESHWNAIYEHRLGSDVPARRIFGDDQEKEYWCSVKVSECRRFAVLYKWDYVHANVVYLLRLADDALVPVAPVMRSLNQVQVIGDSLLVQTDLDAPRGRLCIASLAAPTEWRTLIPESADTLQTVAGVGGRFYAVYSHAASHRVRIHAEDGTYLRDLVLPALGSVNRNEGEGIVSGISGAWSGDEVWVSFMSYVQAPSVYRYDYAADRLSPYHVPDVGLDASEYVTDQVWYESLDGTRVSMFIIHRKDLPRDGRQPVRLSGYGGFNISMEPRFSALNAAWLKLGGVLAFANVRGGGEYGRGWHEAALKTRRQNAFDDYIAAARWLVSAGYTTPSRLASRGNSNGGLLVAVTAMQAPEAFGAVYCRAPTLDMLRFPKFGHLSSATVEYGSPEDPVEGAYLAGYSPYHNVRADRRYPVMTFVSALNDRVAPPHDPLKMVARLQAEGARGGPYFLLPLRDSGHGGGTTLTALVEQDVDELSFYCWALDVAPPRPGEAPRATSTPAR is encoded by the coding sequence ATGAAGAACCCGAACCAGAGTCTGGAATTTCCCACGACGCGGCGCGATCCGGAGAGCGGCTACACCCTGCATGGCAGGCGGTTCGACGATCCTTACGCCTGGCTGGAGCGGCTCGACGCCGCGGAGACCCAGGCGTGGATCGCGGCGCAGGAAGCCGTCACCCATGCGGTGCTGCGCGCGGTGCCGGGGCGCGAGGAGCTGCGGGCCGCGGTCGCTCGCTCCACGCGCTATGCGCGGCGCTCCCCGCCGATTCCCGCCGGGCCGCACGGACGCGAGTTCCTCTGGCAGGCGGATGCCAGTGACGACAAGCTCGAGTTCATGCTCCGGCGCGGCAAGGGCGCGCCGCTCGAGACGGTGCTCGACCCCAACACATGGGCGAGCAACGAGGCCCTGGTCTTCGCCGTGCCGTCACCCGATGGTACGCGGGTCGCGTTCGGGAAGGCCGTGGGGGCGACCCATGCCGCGGTGATCCACGTGCTCGACGTCGAGACAGGGCAACTGCTTCCCGATCGCCCCCGAGGGACGAGCCACACGTCGGTGGCCTGGCGGCCCGACTCATCGGGGTTCTTCTACGCGGCGTGTCCTGAACCGGGCGAGGTGCCCGCGGGCGACGAGTCGCACTGGAATGCCATCTACGAGCACCGGCTCGGGTCGGACGTGCCAGCCCGCCGGATCTTCGGCGACGACCAGGAGAAAGAGTACTGGTGCTCCGTCAAGGTCAGCGAGTGCCGCCGCTTCGCCGTGCTCTACAAGTGGGACTATGTGCACGCCAACGTCGTCTACCTCCTGCGCCTCGCCGATGACGCGCTCGTGCCGGTGGCGCCCGTCATGCGGTCTCTCAACCAGGTGCAGGTGATCGGGGATTCGCTGCTCGTCCAGACCGACCTCGACGCGCCGCGTGGTCGCCTCTGCATCGCGTCGCTGGCGGCGCCGACGGAGTGGCGGACGCTCATCCCCGAGAGCGCGGACACGCTGCAGACGGTTGCCGGCGTCGGCGGCCGGTTCTACGCCGTCTACTCGCATGCGGCGTCGCATCGCGTGCGCATCCACGCCGAGGACGGCACCTACCTCCGTGACCTGGTGCTGCCAGCACTCGGCTCCGTGAACCGCAACGAGGGGGAGGGCATCGTCAGCGGCATCAGCGGCGCCTGGAGCGGCGACGAGGTGTGGGTGAGCTTCATGTCGTACGTGCAGGCCCCGTCGGTCTATCGGTATGACTACGCGGCGGATCGCCTGTCGCCGTATCACGTCCCCGACGTCGGGCTCGACGCCTCCGAATACGTGACGGACCAGGTCTGGTACGAATCGCTCGATGGTACGCGGGTGTCGATGTTCATCATCCACCGGAAGGATCTGCCTCGCGACGGGCGCCAGCCCGTGCGTCTGAGTGGCTACGGGGGCTTCAACATCTCGATGGAGCCACGCTTCTCGGCGCTCAACGCCGCCTGGCTGAAGCTGGGCGGTGTGCTCGCCTTCGCCAACGTGCGAGGTGGCGGTGAATACGGCCGCGGCTGGCACGAGGCGGCGCTCAAGACGCGGCGGCAGAACGCCTTCGACGACTACATCGCGGCGGCACGTTGGCTCGTCTCGGCGGGCTACACGACTCCCTCCAGGCTCGCCTCGCGCGGCAACAGCAACGGCGGTTTGCTCGTCGCCGTCACCGCCATGCAAGCGCCCGAGGCCTTCGGCGCCGTCTACTGCCGCGCGCCCACCCTCGACATGCTGCGCTTTCCGAAGTTCGGCCACCTGAGCTCGGCGACCGTCGAATACGGCTCGCCCGAGGATCCCGTCGAGGGCGCGTATCTCGCCGGGTATTCGCCCTATCACAACGTCCGAGCCGATCGCCGCTATCCCGTGATGACCTTCGTGTCGGCGCTGAACGACCGGGTCGCGCCGCCGCACGATCCGCTCAAGATGGTCGCCAGGCTTCAGGCGGAAGGCGCGCGGGGCGGACCCTATTTCCTGCTGCCGCTCCGGGACTCGGGACACGGCGGCGGCACCACACTGACGGCGCTCGTCGAGCAAGACGTCGACGAGCTCAGCTTCTACTGCTGGGCTCTCGACGTCGCACCACCCAGGCCGGGCGAGGCGCCCCGTGCGACCTCGACGCCCGCGCGGTGA
- a CDS encoding DUF2254 domain-containing protein, which translates to MRPRPTGFRNEHLRSQVWARNSVWLLPAVGAVLGAGLAGFFVVNPLDTNHWLLRGLAWRTSVQQARAGLGSVLGVVLTILSIALSLSLLVLQNIASQYSPRLLRLFMHGLGFRILIPTFVATVVYCLVGMYAFGFVEDPGVAPRPALSIAMLLLVCCGMALIFQTTSTLALVRAEQIVRQTKAYSLKVAHRLDRRRRLDVEQPLSAPAHSGTWRPVSSPSSGFVVDIDARALLRLAEARELVIHVDVVIGEPVVRGGRLGRVLSERGALEEDSPMERAVERTVLIGPWREPDRDLALGVRQLVDVAIKALSPGINDPSTAVESLDQLTVLLCELCALRQGPRVLADPEGRPRVFLPALELGDYLLLATEQISRYGAGESAVVLRLLRLAGEVGLRARREQDQRATREVLHQVRMDTESALGGSSRLPLLRRYADEVERALEHAEPLPPLPALGF; encoded by the coding sequence GTGAGACCGCGGCCCACCGGGTTCCGGAACGAGCACCTGCGGAGCCAGGTATGGGCACGCAACAGCGTGTGGCTGTTGCCCGCCGTGGGAGCGGTGCTGGGAGCCGGGCTGGCCGGGTTCTTCGTGGTCAACCCCCTCGACACCAACCACTGGCTGTTGCGGGGCCTGGCCTGGCGCACCTCCGTCCAGCAAGCACGGGCGGGCCTCGGTTCGGTGTTGGGGGTGGTGCTCACCATCCTGAGCATCGCCCTGTCGCTATCGTTGTTGGTGCTGCAGAACATCGCCAGCCAGTACTCCCCGCGCCTGTTGCGCCTCTTCATGCACGGCCTGGGCTTCCGCATCCTCATCCCCACGTTCGTGGCCACGGTTGTCTACTGCCTGGTCGGCATGTACGCGTTCGGCTTCGTGGAAGACCCTGGTGTGGCGCCCCGTCCGGCGCTCTCCATCGCCATGCTGCTGCTCGTCTGCTGCGGCATGGCCCTGATCTTCCAGACGACGTCCACGCTCGCCCTGGTTCGTGCCGAGCAGATCGTCCGCCAGACGAAGGCGTACTCCCTGAAGGTGGCGCACAGGCTGGACCGGCGACGCCGCCTCGACGTGGAGCAGCCCCTCTCCGCCCCAGCCCACTCCGGCACGTGGCGGCCCGTGTCCTCTCCTTCCTCCGGCTTCGTGGTGGACATCGACGCGCGGGCGCTGCTGCGGCTGGCCGAGGCCCGCGAGCTCGTCATCCACGTGGACGTGGTCATTGGCGAGCCCGTGGTGCGGGGCGGGCGGCTCGGCCGGGTGCTCTCGGAGAGGGGAGCCCTCGAGGAGGACTCGCCCATGGAGCGGGCCGTGGAGCGCACCGTGCTCATCGGCCCCTGGCGCGAGCCGGACAGGGATCTGGCGCTCGGGGTGCGGCAACTCGTGGACGTGGCCATCAAGGCTCTCTCTCCGGGCATCAACGACCCGTCCACGGCGGTGGAGTCCCTGGACCAGCTCACCGTCCTGCTGTGCGAGCTGTGCGCGCTGCGGCAGGGGCCCCGCGTCCTGGCGGATCCCGAGGGCCGTCCGCGCGTCTTCCTCCCCGCGCTGGAACTGGGGGACTACCTCCTGCTGGCCACCGAGCAGATAAGCCGCTACGGCGCCGGAGAGTCGGCCGTGGTGCTGCGGTTGCTGCGGCTGGCCGGAGAGGTGGGGCTGAGGGCCAGGCGGGAGCAGGACCAGCGGGCTACCCGCGAGGTGCTCCATCAGGTGCGCATGGACACCGAGTCGGCCCTGGGCGGCTCCTCGCGCCTGCCGCTGTTGCGGCGCTACGCTGATGAAGTGGAACGGGCCCTGGAGCATGCCGAGCCCTTGCCGCCCCTGCCCGCGCTCGGCTTCTGA
- a CDS encoding LysR substrate-binding domain-containing protein: MNLNDFHIFVQAVESGGFAAAARRLGIPKSTVSKRVAELEDRLGVRLIQRTSRSFTLTDVGLDFHEHARAAVMEAEAAESVVRRRLAEPSGVVKITTSVPTAQFHLAERLPRLARAYPKLHVQLHATDRFVDLIQEGFDIAVRSHFAPLPGSGLVQRQLAVEPIILVASPDYLAQRGKPRQPDDLSEHEGLLTSPKATTWRLHHRTGDVARVMPRACMSADESLVLLNAAVAGLGVVCLPESMAREAVETGRLLRVLPAWTAGTVTTTILTPHRRGQLPAVRAVIDFLCERVDEARKPSS, from the coding sequence TTGAACCTCAACGACTTCCATATCTTCGTCCAGGCGGTGGAGAGCGGAGGCTTCGCCGCGGCGGCCCGGCGGCTGGGCATTCCCAAGTCCACGGTCAGCAAGCGGGTGGCCGAGCTGGAGGATCGCCTCGGCGTCCGGCTGATCCAGCGCACCTCCCGGAGCTTCACCCTGACCGACGTGGGGCTCGACTTCCACGAACACGCCCGCGCCGCCGTGATGGAGGCGGAGGCCGCGGAGAGCGTGGTCCGCCGCCGCCTGGCCGAACCCAGTGGCGTGGTGAAGATCACCACGTCGGTGCCGACGGCCCAATTCCATCTGGCCGAGCGCCTGCCACGACTGGCGCGCGCCTATCCCAAGCTGCACGTCCAGCTTCACGCGACCGACCGCTTCGTCGATCTCATCCAGGAGGGATTCGACATCGCCGTGCGCAGCCACTTCGCGCCCCTGCCCGGCTCCGGTCTGGTGCAGCGCCAGTTGGCGGTGGAGCCCATCATCCTGGTGGCTTCGCCTGACTATCTGGCCCAGCGGGGCAAGCCGCGTCAGCCGGACGACCTGAGCGAGCACGAGGGCCTGCTGACCAGTCCCAAGGCCACGACCTGGCGGCTGCACCACCGCACCGGCGATGTCGCCAGGGTGATGCCTCGAGCCTGCATGAGCGCCGACGAATCCCTGGTGCTGTTGAACGCGGCCGTGGCGGGGTTGGGCGTCGTCTGTCTGCCGGAGTCGATGGCGCGCGAGGCGGTGGAGACGGGACGGCTGCTCCGTGTGCTGCCGGCCTGGACCGCGGGGACGGTGACGACGACGATTCTGACGCCCCACCGAAGGGGCCAACTTCCCGCCGTGCGCGCCGTCATCGACTTCCTGTGCGAAAGGGTCGACGAAGCGCGGAAGCCGTCGTCATGA
- a CDS encoding type VI immunity family protein, whose protein sequence is MVSKRYPKLRQALPDGRLVLREGLILCFFMRRPHDDISQAVTRALDLYLDTVGHGKLGWYVDMGGNISPEEYKGWAGDVRPLDGGLWAKVRNELSSRDSCILRLEEYENQVGGFHFEYHGRPREDLDLPGFVSTVSFWLPTKYLEARGPEHVKALAVALARELPLTSGYVSLAFNHLLESKPVMQFIREQCFRYPGMDVHRLDTTSMNLGERVLGAYWLNFYGQPLLDQLGGVAGLRARLALPEVSIEEAGAEKALVSLGKWPETGDVEQQGEMKPYRALAGLLEPYLYAEPGSQDTARRWQRRFLD, encoded by the coding sequence ATGGTGAGCAAACGATATCCGAAGCTCAGGCAAGCCTTGCCTGATGGTCGATTGGTGCTGCGCGAAGGACTCATCCTCTGTTTCTTCATGCGGCGCCCGCACGACGACATCTCTCAGGCCGTCACTCGCGCGCTGGACCTTTATCTCGACACCGTGGGGCACGGAAAGCTGGGCTGGTACGTGGACATGGGAGGCAACATCTCCCCCGAAGAATACAAAGGATGGGCGGGGGACGTGCGGCCCCTGGATGGGGGACTCTGGGCGAAGGTTCGCAATGAACTAAGCTCTCGCGATAGCTGCATCCTGCGGTTGGAGGAGTACGAAAACCAGGTAGGTGGGTTTCACTTCGAGTACCACGGCAGGCCGAGAGAAGACCTCGACCTGCCGGGTTTCGTGAGCACGGTGTCCTTCTGGCTGCCCACCAAATACCTGGAGGCCCGAGGGCCCGAGCACGTCAAGGCCCTGGCCGTGGCGCTCGCGCGGGAACTCCCTCTCACCTCTGGCTATGTCAGCCTTGCGTTCAACCACCTATTGGAGAGCAAGCCGGTCATGCAGTTCATCCGCGAGCAATGCTTCCGCTACCCAGGGATGGACGTACATCGCCTCGACACGACATCCATGAACCTGGGAGAGAGGGTGCTGGGAGCCTACTGGCTGAACTTCTACGGGCAGCCATTGCTCGATCAACTTGGCGGCGTGGCAGGTCTTCGAGCGCGGCTGGCTCTTCCAGAGGTGTCCATCGAAGAAGCAGGCGCGGAGAAGGCGCTGGTCTCACTGGGAAAATGGCCTGAAACGGGCGACGTGGAGCAACAGGGAGAGATGAAACCCTACCGCGCCCTGGCTGGGTTGTTGGAACCCTACCTGTACGCGGAGCCCGGTTCCCAGGATACCGCACGACGCTGGCAGCGCCGCTTCCTCGATTGA
- a CDS encoding glutathione S-transferase family protein gives MELPILFYGVPSGCSFGSIVALEWLGRPYHLCRISMPDVVTSAAYRRLNPIGETPTLMTETGAVISESMAILNHLGARGVDTGLSFAQGTADFDRLNQMLAYLNTSFFSGFSPLWYAIEHDGLPETEKQALRAYGARKLRSSHAGLQAMLGEKEWLLGDRRTLADAYFVGIARWSRYHDVLDRREYPRLQRLFERLEADAAVRFAYAIEKGETPRGAGGFQGHLSLEEALRRLPA, from the coding sequence ATGGAACTTCCCATCCTCTTCTACGGTGTACCCTCTGGCTGCTCGTTCGGCTCCATCGTCGCGCTGGAATGGTTGGGCCGTCCCTACCATCTGTGCCGCATCTCCATGCCGGATGTGGTCACCAGCGCCGCCTACCGCCGCCTCAACCCCATAGGTGAGACGCCGACCCTGATGACCGAAACGGGCGCGGTCATCAGTGAGAGCATGGCCATCCTGAACCACCTGGGCGCGAGGGGCGTGGACACGGGCCTGTCGTTCGCGCAGGGCACCGCGGACTTCGACCGCCTGAATCAGATGCTGGCCTATCTGAACACCTCCTTCTTCAGCGGCTTTTCTCCCCTGTGGTATGCGATCGAGCACGACGGGTTGCCGGAGACGGAAAAGCAGGCCCTGCGTGCCTACGGTGCCAGGAAGCTGCGCTCGTCGCATGCCGGCCTCCAGGCGATGTTGGGGGAGAAGGAGTGGTTGCTGGGCGACCGGCGCACCCTGGCTGACGCCTACTTCGTCGGCATCGCCCGGTGGAGCCGGTATCACGACGTGCTCGACCGCCGCGAGTATCCGAGGCTTCAACGGCTGTTCGAGCGGCTGGAGGCCGACGCCGCCGTGCGGTTCGCCTACGCCATCGAGAAGGGCGAGACGCCCCGGGGGGCTGGTGGCTTCCAGGGCCATCTCAGCCTGGAAGAGGCCCTGCGTCGCCTTCCCGCCTGA
- a CDS encoding NADPH-dependent FMN reductase — translation MLKVAIIIGSTRPGRKGEAVARWVHELAKKRGDAEFELVDIQDFNLPLLDEPMPPSLGQYTRPHTLAWAAKIDSFDAYVFVTPEYNHGISGALKNAIDYLYKEWNNKAAGFVGYGSAGGTRAVEQLRLVMGELQVADVRAQVMLSLRTDFEHYSTFAPAPHHEKSVHALFDQVIAWGGALKPLREK, via the coding sequence ATGCTCAAGGTGGCCATCATCATCGGAAGCACGCGTCCGGGCCGCAAGGGCGAGGCCGTGGCCCGCTGGGTCCACGAACTCGCGAAGAAGCGCGGCGACGCCGAGTTCGAGCTCGTGGACATCCAGGACTTCAACCTGCCGCTCCTCGACGAGCCGATGCCACCCTCCCTGGGGCAGTACACGCGGCCGCACACCCTGGCCTGGGCCGCGAAGATCGACTCCTTCGACGCCTACGTCTTCGTGACGCCCGAGTACAACCACGGGATATCCGGCGCGCTCAAGAACGCGATCGACTACCTGTACAAGGAGTGGAACAACAAAGCGGCCGGGTTCGTCGGCTACGGCAGCGCCGGGGGAACTCGCGCGGTGGAGCAACTGCGTCTGGTCATGGGTGAACTGCAGGTCGCCGACGTCCGCGCCCAGGTCATGCTCTCGCTTCGCACCGACTTCGAGCACTACAGCACCTTCGCGCCAGCACCCCACCATGAGAAGTCGGTCCACGCCCTGTTCGATCAGGTCATCGCCTGGGGTGGTGCGTTGAAGCCGCTGCGCGAGAAGTGA
- a CDS encoding VOC family protein, whose protein sequence is MPKAIPDGYHSLTPYLSLSDAAKAVEFYKAALGAVELYRLPMPGGKIAHGELQIGDSRLMYADEMPDWGNKSAKSYGGTPVGLCIYTENVEALAERFVKAGGKVVRPLENQFYGDRSGQFEDPEGYKWTLAQHVEDVSPEEMQRRMAKMGG, encoded by the coding sequence ATGCCCAAGGCGATTCCCGACGGATATCACTCCCTGACGCCCTATCTCTCACTGAGCGACGCCGCGAAGGCCGTCGAGTTCTACAAGGCGGCCCTCGGCGCGGTCGAGCTGTACAGGCTGCCGATGCCGGGCGGGAAGATTGCTCACGGCGAGCTCCAGATTGGCGACTCGCGGCTCATGTACGCGGACGAGATGCCCGACTGGGGCAACAAGAGCGCGAAGAGCTACGGCGGCACGCCGGTGGGACTCTGTATCTACACCGAGAACGTGGAAGCGCTCGCCGAGCGCTTCGTGAAGGCCGGCGGAAAGGTCGTGCGCCCACTGGAGAACCAGTTCTACGGCGACCGCTCGGGCCAGTTCGAGGATCCCGAGGGCTACAAGTGGACGCTCGCGCAACACGTCGAGGACGTGTCGCCCGAGGAGATGCAGCGCCGCATGGCGAAGATGGGCGGGTAG
- a CDS encoding DUF4142 domain-containing protein, with product MRMRRWLWSAGLLAVMGMSVGCAHSEEKQARHQAEKMGEAVAEKARFADQVVLLNQGQIAMGQLALSKSNNPEVRRFARELIREHQRNQADLEALARTKAFSLAVLDLGWEQRGVGGAGFEGAQKGIEKGAGRYDKKLDKQVDAFIERRDQLAGLSGSEFDRAFLDEVRKEQKQGGKLVEEGLDKYRDDATLAVFLSRTAPVLNSHEQRAESLKGSLGE from the coding sequence ATGAGAATGCGTCGATGGTTGTGGAGCGCGGGGCTGCTGGCGGTCATGGGCATGAGCGTTGGCTGTGCCCACAGCGAGGAAAAACAGGCACGCCACCAGGCCGAGAAGATGGGTGAGGCCGTCGCGGAGAAGGCCCGCTTCGCCGACCAGGTCGTCCTGTTGAATCAGGGGCAGATCGCGATGGGCCAGCTCGCCCTGAGCAAGTCCAACAACCCCGAGGTGAGGCGCTTCGCACGGGAGCTGATCCGAGAGCATCAGCGGAACCAGGCGGACCTGGAGGCCCTGGCCCGGACCAAGGCCTTCTCGTTGGCCGTGCTGGACCTGGGCTGGGAGCAGCGGGGGGTCGGTGGCGCGGGCTTCGAGGGTGCGCAGAAGGGCATCGAGAAGGGTGCCGGGCGGTACGACAAGAAGCTCGACAAGCAGGTGGATGCGTTCATCGAGAGGCGCGACCAGTTGGCGGGCCTGAGCGGCAGCGAGTTCGACAGGGCCTTCCTGGACGAGGTGCGCAAGGAGCAGAAGCAAGGCGGGAAACTCGTCGAAGAGGGTCTGGACAAATACCGCGATGACGCGACGCTGGCCGTGTTCCTCTCGAGGACCGCGCCGGTGCTCAACAGCCACGAGCAGCGGGCCGAGTCGCTCAAGGGCTCCCTGGGGGAGTGA